A single region of the Streptomyces sp. NBC_01803 genome encodes:
- a CDS encoding PP2C family protein-serine/threonine phosphatase produces the protein MSTLPPPKVAGIHHPLATVPQTSPPADDDRTDGRERRPGGRPSARLPGGTQDQLASWMSDLTTLHALSERLGRTRSLTDALDETLRAGAGLVGARRGLVSLRPTDGLGPERLAGLGLGRADLGHLETVPSGLDVPRDARGEPAEVVHRDIAREDAVDPRHREVAARLGFAASYAVPLTAEAPGRLGTAVWLYDEPGQPDPRQRHLLALYLRQATQHIANRLELTRATAAVRAVHEGLLPGRLPFIPGVALAVRHRTGPRGGGDFYDALALPDSALALAVGGTSDAGPTALAAMGRLRAGLRAYAVMEGEDPVAVLSDLELLLRLTEPGRSATAVFGYAEPAARRIVLASAGHPPPLVIGVGRVDFAETTLSAPLNMLACWEAPSVQARVEQGETVLLYSDGLLHRTGEPLDLALARLRDAALSATPAERADPEALVDHILHTVLPDIDAPDGPDSAEDVVLLAARFL, from the coding sequence ATGAGTACCTTGCCCCCGCCAAAAGTGGCTGGAATCCACCATCCTCTCGCCACGGTGCCGCAGACTTCCCCGCCCGCCGACGACGACCGGACGGACGGACGCGAGCGGCGGCCCGGCGGCCGGCCGAGCGCCCGGCTGCCGGGCGGCACGCAGGACCAGCTCGCCTCCTGGATGTCCGACCTCACCACCCTGCACGCCCTCAGCGAGCGGCTGGGCCGCACCCGCTCCCTCACCGACGCGCTGGACGAGACGCTCCGCGCGGGGGCCGGCCTGGTCGGCGCTCGCCGGGGCCTCGTCTCCCTGCGCCCCACCGACGGCCTCGGCCCGGAGCGGCTCGCGGGCCTGGGCCTCGGCCGCGCCGACCTCGGCCACCTGGAGACCGTGCCCAGCGGCCTGGACGTGCCGCGCGACGCGCGCGGCGAGCCGGCCGAGGTGGTGCACCGCGACATCGCCCGCGAGGACGCGGTCGATCCCCGCCACCGCGAGGTCGCGGCGCGGCTCGGCTTCGCCGCCAGCTACGCCGTTCCGCTCACCGCCGAGGCCCCGGGCCGGCTGGGGACGGCGGTGTGGCTGTACGACGAGCCGGGCCAGCCCGACCCGAGACAACGCCACCTCCTCGCCCTCTATCTGCGGCAGGCCACCCAGCACATCGCCAACCGGCTGGAGCTCACCCGCGCCACGGCGGCCGTGCGCGCCGTGCATGAGGGGCTGCTGCCCGGCCGGCTGCCGTTCATCCCCGGTGTCGCGCTGGCCGTCCGGCACCGGACCGGGCCGCGCGGCGGCGGCGACTTCTACGACGCGCTCGCGCTGCCCGACAGCGCCCTGGCGCTGGCCGTCGGCGGCACCTCGGACGCCGGGCCGACCGCGCTTGCCGCGATGGGGCGGCTGCGCGCGGGGCTGCGGGCGTACGCGGTGATGGAGGGCGAGGACCCGGTCGCGGTCCTCTCCGACCTGGAGCTGCTGCTGCGGCTGACCGAGCCGGGCCGCTCGGCCACCGCCGTGTTCGGCTACGCGGAACCGGCCGCCCGCCGGATCGTGCTGGCCTCGGCCGGGCATCCGCCGCCGCTGGTGATCGGCGTCGGCCGGGTGGACTTCGCCGAGACGACACTGTCCGCGCCGCTGAACATGCTGGCCTGCTGGGAGGCGCCCAGCGTCCAGGCGCGGGTCGAGCAGGGAGAAACGGTCCTGCTCTACAGCGACGGACTGCTGCACCGCACCGGCGAGCCGCTGGACCTGGCGCTCGCCCGCCTCCGGGACGCCGCGCTCAGCGCGACGCCCGCCGAACGGGCCGATCCCGAGGCGCTCGTCGACCACATCCTGCACACCGTGTTGCCCGACATCGACGCGCCGGATGGCCCGGACAGCGCCGAGGACGTCGTGCTGCTGGCCGCCCGCTTCCTGTGA
- a CDS encoding hemolysin family protein, with amino-acid sequence MSAALGLLAVLILTAGTGYFVAQEFAFVAADRLALGRDAAAGDRRAARAMKVQERLSFMLSGAQLGITVTGLIVGFLAEPALAALIDPALGGLGVPDGAVPGVALVLAFALATAIQMVLGELGPKNLALAVPERLAKSLASSTLLYLKAAGPLVRIFDVSANRLLRRVGIEPVEELHHGATLEELGHLIDESHEHGRLPHATATLLDHALGFSERTLAEVMVPRVDVISVRASAPADEVVALIGAHGHSHYLVVGDRIDDIVGVVGVRELMRMSPERIGRHRAGPLARRALLLPDTLPLPGAVEQMQAAAEEFAVVLDEYGGLAGIVTLEDIAEELVGEIADESDLVETMAERDGEGWLVDASRRVDEVAEATGVRLPESDAFETVAGLVIDHCGRFPAAGDRIVVELADGSFARLEVLSLDRRVPARVRLEPAPQAGTEQEAATAPQAGTEREPETARRAAPRTGGTAEPVVVTGPVRVRQREGQPS; translated from the coding sequence TTGAGTGCCGCACTCGGCCTGCTCGCCGTGCTGATCCTCACGGCCGGCACAGGCTATTTCGTCGCCCAGGAGTTCGCGTTCGTCGCCGCCGACCGGCTGGCCCTCGGACGGGACGCGGCGGCCGGTGACCGACGGGCCGCCCGCGCCATGAAGGTGCAGGAGCGGCTGTCGTTCATGCTGTCGGGCGCGCAGCTCGGCATCACCGTGACGGGTCTGATCGTCGGTTTCCTGGCGGAGCCGGCGCTCGCGGCGCTGATCGATCCCGCGCTGGGCGGGCTGGGCGTGCCGGACGGCGCCGTCCCGGGTGTCGCGCTGGTCCTGGCGTTCGCGCTGGCCACCGCCATCCAGATGGTCCTGGGCGAGCTCGGCCCCAAGAACCTGGCGCTCGCCGTGCCCGAGCGGCTGGCCAAGTCGCTGGCCTCCTCCACGCTGCTGTATCTGAAGGCCGCCGGGCCGCTGGTCCGGATCTTCGACGTGTCCGCGAACCGGCTGCTGCGCCGGGTCGGCATCGAGCCGGTGGAGGAGCTGCACCACGGCGCGACGTTGGAGGAGCTGGGACATCTCATCGACGAGTCGCACGAGCACGGCCGCCTGCCGCATGCGACGGCGACGCTGCTGGACCACGCGCTCGGCTTCTCGGAGCGGACCCTGGCCGAGGTCATGGTGCCCCGGGTCGACGTGATCTCGGTGCGGGCCTCCGCGCCGGCCGACGAGGTCGTCGCGCTCATCGGGGCGCACGGGCACTCGCACTACCTGGTGGTCGGGGACCGGATCGACGACATCGTCGGGGTCGTCGGCGTGCGGGAGCTGATGCGGATGAGCCCGGAGCGCATCGGCCGCCACCGGGCGGGGCCGCTGGCGCGGCGGGCGCTGCTGCTGCCCGACACGCTGCCGCTGCCGGGCGCGGTGGAGCAGATGCAGGCGGCGGCCGAGGAGTTCGCCGTGGTCCTCGACGAGTACGGCGGGCTGGCCGGGATCGTCACCCTGGAGGACATCGCGGAAGAGTTGGTCGGGGAGATCGCCGACGAGAGCGATCTCGTGGAGACGATGGCGGAGCGGGACGGCGAGGGGTGGCTGGTGGACGCCAGCCGCCGGGTGGACGAGGTGGCGGAGGCGACGGGCGTTCGACTGCCGGAGAGCGACGCCTTCGAGACCGTGGCCGGTCTGGTGATCGACCACTGCGGGCGGTTCCCGGCGGCCGGGGACCGGATCGTGGTGGAGCTGGCGGACGGCTCGTTCGCGCGACTGGAGGTGCTGTCGCTGGACCGGCGGGTGCCCGCGCGCGTCCGGCTGGAGCCGGCGCCGCAGGCCGGGACGGAGCAGGAGGCCGCGACGGCGCCGCAGGCCGGGACGGAGCGGGAGCCGGAGACCGCGCGGCGGGCCGCGCCCCGGACCGGGGGTACGGCGGAGCCGGTGGTGGTCACCGGGCCGGTGCGGGTTCGTCAGCGTGAGGGGCAGCCCTCATGA
- a CDS encoding aminopeptidase P family protein — translation MAEEQRTEVREARDAEAEGTQETAEGPAGREERKNGVTPLVSDELAENMKQGWADTERRDLEPVPQAGHTARRRAELSARFPGERLVVPAGRLKTRSNDTDYPFRAGVEYAYLTGDQSENGVLILEPTGQSGHEATLYLLPRSDRESGEFWLSGQGELWVGRRNSPSEAARLYGLPVEDVRTVPDLLKEATGPVRVVRSHDATVEAALTDKVTAERDAELRVFLSEMRLIKDDFEIAELTRACESTARGFEDVVRVLDKARATSERYIEGTFFLRARVEGNDVGYGSICAAGPHATTLHWVRNDGPVRPGDLLLLDAGVETTELYTADVTRTLPVTGRFSPLQRRIYDAVYEAQEAGIAAVKPGAKYRDFHEAAQRVLTERLVEWGLLEGPVERVLELGLQRRWTLHGTGHMLGMDVHDCAAARRETYVEGTLEPGMCLTVEPGLYFQPDDLTVPAEYRGIGVRIEDDILVTEDGNRNLSAALPRRADDVEAWMAGLGVRG, via the coding sequence GTGGCCGAAGAGCAGCGGACGGAAGTGCGGGAGGCGCGGGACGCCGAGGCCGAGGGGACGCAGGAGACCGCGGAGGGGCCAGCCGGGCGCGAGGAGCGCAAGAACGGCGTCACCCCCCTGGTGTCGGACGAGCTCGCCGAGAACATGAAGCAGGGCTGGGCGGACACCGAGCGGCGCGACCTGGAGCCCGTCCCGCAGGCCGGGCACACCGCGCGCCGCCGCGCCGAGCTCTCCGCCCGCTTCCCCGGCGAGCGCCTGGTCGTCCCGGCCGGCCGGCTCAAGACCCGCTCCAACGACACGGACTACCCGTTCCGCGCCGGCGTCGAGTACGCGTACCTGACCGGGGACCAGAGCGAGAACGGCGTGCTGATCCTGGAGCCCACGGGCCAGAGCGGCCACGAGGCCACGCTCTATCTGCTGCCCCGCTCCGATCGCGAGTCCGGCGAGTTCTGGCTGAGCGGCCAGGGCGAGCTGTGGGTCGGCCGGCGGAACAGCCCGAGCGAGGCCGCGCGGCTCTACGGTCTGCCGGTCGAGGACGTCCGCACCGTTCCGGACCTGCTCAAGGAGGCCACCGGCCCGGTCCGGGTCGTCCGCTCGCACGACGCCACCGTCGAGGCCGCGCTGACCGACAAGGTCACCGCCGAGCGGGACGCGGAGCTGCGCGTCTTCCTCTCCGAGATGCGGCTGATCAAGGACGACTTCGAGATCGCCGAGCTGACCCGCGCCTGTGAGTCGACGGCGCGCGGCTTCGAGGACGTGGTGCGCGTGCTGGACAAGGCGCGGGCCACCTCGGAGCGGTACATCGAGGGCACGTTCTTCCTGCGCGCCCGCGTCGAGGGCAACGACGTCGGCTACGGCTCGATCTGCGCCGCCGGCCCGCACGCCACCACCCTGCACTGGGTGCGCAACGACGGCCCGGTGCGGCCCGGCGACCTGCTGCTGCTGGACGCGGGCGTGGAGACCACCGAGCTGTACACGGCCGACGTCACGCGCACCCTGCCGGTCACCGGCCGGTTCAGCCCGTTGCAGCGGCGGATCTACGACGCGGTGTACGAGGCGCAGGAGGCGGGGATCGCGGCGGTCAAGCCGGGCGCGAAGTACCGCGACTTCCACGAGGCGGCGCAACGGGTGCTGACCGAGCGACTGGTCGAGTGGGGCCTGCTGGAGGGCCCGGTGGAGCGCGTGCTGGAGCTGGGGCTCCAGCGGCGCTGGACGCTGCACGGCACGGGCCACATGCTCGGCATGGACGTGCACGACTGCGCGGCGGCGCGCCGCGAGACGTATGTCGAGGGGACGCTGGAGCCGGGCATGTGCCTGACGGTGGAGCCCGGTCTGTACTTCCAGCCCGACGACCTGACCGTGCCCGCGGAGTACCGGGGGATCGGGGTCAGGATCGAGGACGACATCCTGGTGACCGAGGACGGCAACCGCAATCTGTCGGCCGCGCTGCCGCGCCGAGCCGACGACGTGGAGGCATGGATGGCGGGGCTGGGCGTGCGCGGCTGA
- a CDS encoding hemolysin family protein yields MSPQTAVLVTGLLLVGSGFFVAAEFALVAAKHHRMEQARAEGQRGARAALAGMHELSLMLAGSQLGITVCTLGLGSISEPAIAHQVDPLLHAAGLPGGLSYGIAFVIAMTVVVFLHMVVGEMAPKSWAISHPERSAMLLAPPFRAVVRTVRPLIWALNKVSNGLVRLCRITPREELTSVHDREQLTHLVAESQRLGLISETDSGLITRSLTEPQSPVGAFQVPADRIAEVSAEAAADAILAAAAASDHTRLLVRDGARVVGSVHARDAIVARTAGRRVTARELARPVPELTADDTVAFAVEQLRQRRASLAVVRDVDGRVTGLISLDDLLGRLMGPQPA; encoded by the coding sequence ATGAGCCCGCAGACGGCTGTCCTGGTGACGGGCCTGCTGCTGGTCGGCAGTGGTTTCTTCGTCGCCGCCGAGTTCGCGCTGGTCGCCGCCAAGCACCACCGGATGGAGCAGGCGCGGGCCGAGGGCCAGCGCGGGGCACGCGCCGCGCTGGCCGGGATGCACGAGCTGTCGCTGATGCTCGCCGGCTCCCAACTGGGCATCACCGTCTGCACGCTGGGCCTGGGCAGCATCTCCGAGCCGGCGATAGCGCACCAGGTGGACCCACTGCTGCACGCGGCGGGACTGCCCGGCGGGCTGTCGTACGGCATCGCGTTCGTCATCGCCATGACCGTGGTGGTCTTCCTGCACATGGTGGTCGGGGAGATGGCGCCGAAGTCCTGGGCGATCTCGCACCCCGAGCGGTCGGCGATGCTGCTCGCGCCGCCGTTCCGCGCCGTGGTGCGGACGGTCCGGCCGCTGATCTGGGCGCTGAACAAGGTCAGCAACGGGCTGGTGCGGCTGTGCCGGATCACCCCGCGCGAGGAGCTGACCTCCGTGCACGACCGGGAGCAGCTCACGCACCTGGTCGCGGAGTCGCAGCGGCTGGGGCTGATCAGCGAGACGGACTCGGGACTGATCACGCGCTCGCTGACCGAGCCGCAGTCGCCGGTGGGTGCCTTCCAGGTGCCGGCGGACCGCATCGCGGAGGTGTCCGCCGAGGCGGCCGCGGACGCGATCCTGGCCGCCGCGGCGGCCAGCGACCACACGCGGCTGCTGGTGCGGGACGGTGCGCGGGTGGTGGGCTCGGTGCACGCCAGGGACGCCATCGTGGCGCGGACGGCGGGGCGCCGGGTGACCGCCCGCGAGTTGGCCCGTCCGGTGCCGGAACTGACGGCGGACGACACGGTCGCGTTCGCGGTGGAGCAGCTCCGGCAGCGCCGGGCGTCGCTCGCCGTGGTGCGGGACGTCGACGGGCGGGTGACCGGGCTGATCAGCCTGGACGACCTGCTGGGGCGGCTGATGGGACCGCAGCCCGCCTAG
- a CDS encoding DedA family protein, with product MTDSLALGPSWLDPEQLIETFGLIGILVIVFAESGLLIGFFLPGDSLLFTAGLLVSTDEYLHYPLWLMCVLIAVAAVIGDQVGYLFGRKVGPSLFNRPDSRLFKQENVEKAHEFFEKHGPKSLVLARFVPIVRTFTPIIAGVCRMDYRTFVIFNVIGGVLWGCGVTLLGAALGKVDFVREHIELMLIAIVLVSLVPIAIEYLRARRAGRSAADTAAGVGNTEPPQAAKGQGRDVGR from the coding sequence TTGACGGATTCTCTCGCCCTCGGTCCCAGTTGGCTGGACCCGGAGCAGCTCATCGAGACCTTCGGCCTGATCGGCATTCTGGTGATCGTCTTCGCCGAATCCGGCCTGCTGATCGGCTTCTTCCTGCCGGGCGACTCGCTGCTGTTCACCGCGGGGCTGCTGGTCTCCACCGATGAGTACCTGCACTACCCGCTGTGGCTGATGTGCGTGCTGATCGCGGTGGCGGCGGTGATCGGGGACCAGGTGGGCTACCTCTTCGGCCGCAAGGTCGGCCCGTCCCTGTTCAACCGGCCGGACTCACGTCTCTTCAAGCAGGAGAACGTCGAGAAGGCCCACGAGTTCTTCGAGAAGCACGGTCCCAAGTCGCTGGTGCTGGCCCGCTTCGTGCCGATCGTGCGCACGTTCACGCCGATCATCGCGGGCGTGTGCCGGATGGACTACCGCACGTTCGTCATCTTCAACGTCATCGGCGGCGTGCTGTGGGGCTGCGGGGTGACGCTGCTCGGTGCCGCGCTGGGCAAGGTCGACTTCGTGCGCGAGCACATCGAGCTGATGCTGATCGCGATCGTGCTGGTGTCGCTGGTGCCGATCGCCATCGAGTACCTGCGGGCCCGGCGCGCCGGGCGGAGCGCGGCGGACACGGCCGCTGGCGTGGGGAACACCGAGCCGCCCCAGGCCGCCAAGGGCCAGGGGCGGGATGTCGGCCGCTGA
- a CDS encoding bifunctional DNA primase/polymerase, with amino-acid sequence MREILGERRRKNGKGDGKSDDRAWAVRGAALTVARRWRWPVLPGAEMRADGRCGCPRTDCAVPGAHPLDPGLLAATTDVRMVSWWWTERPRAPIVMATGGRAPCALSLPAAVGPTALAELDRAGVRAGPVVAAPTRWLLLVEPYELPELGELLSVRNEVPSSLRFHGVGGYVPLPPSRTGAGTVDWAREPQTERRGGRRAVALPRAAELLDVLVEAGLSAPDQGSRLSY; translated from the coding sequence ATGCGCGAGATCCTCGGAGAGCGACGACGCAAGAACGGTAAGGGTGACGGCAAGAGCGACGATCGGGCCTGGGCGGTGCGCGGCGCCGCGTTGACCGTTGCCCGGCGGTGGCGGTGGCCCGTTCTGCCGGGTGCCGAGATGCGCGCGGACGGCCGCTGCGGCTGTCCGCGGACGGACTGCGCGGTGCCGGGGGCCCACCCCCTGGATCCGGGCCTGCTGGCCGCCACGACGGACGTGCGCATGGTGAGCTGGTGGTGGACGGAGCGCCCACGGGCGCCGATCGTCATGGCCACGGGGGGCCGGGCGCCGTGCGCGCTGAGCCTGCCCGCCGCGGTCGGCCCGACGGCGCTGGCCGAGCTGGACCGCGCGGGCGTCCGCGCCGGCCCGGTGGTGGCGGCGCCGACCCGGTGGCTGCTGCTGGTCGAGCCGTACGAGCTGCCCGAGCTGGGCGAGCTGCTGAGCGTGCGGAACGAGGTGCCCAGCTCCCTGCGCTTCCACGGGGTGGGCGGCTATGTGCCGCTGCCGCCCTCGCGGACGGGGGCCGGGACGGTGGACTGGGCGCGCGAGCCGCAGACGGAGCGGCGCGGCGGGCGGCGGGCGGTGGCGCTGCCACGGGCCGCCGAGCTGCTGGACGTCCTGGTGGAGGCGGGCCTCAGCGCCCCTGACCAGGGCAGCCGACTGTCCTACTGA
- a CDS encoding peptidylprolyl isomerase, with amino-acid sequence MPDVTAATIHTSEGDIAVTLFPEQAPLTVTNFAGLADGSIQWSGQDDGEPLYDDTVFHRVIDGFMIQGGDPEGTGGGGPGYQFQDEFHPTLAFDEPYLLAMANSGPDTNGSQFFITVAPTPHLNQMHTIFGEVADEESRAVVDAIAVTETDAADRPVEDVVIESVTVE; translated from the coding sequence GTGCCGGACGTCACCGCCGCCACGATCCACACCAGCGAGGGCGATATCGCGGTGACGCTCTTCCCGGAGCAGGCCCCGCTCACCGTGACGAACTTCGCGGGTCTCGCCGACGGGTCCATCCAGTGGTCCGGGCAGGACGACGGTGAGCCGCTGTACGACGACACGGTCTTCCATCGGGTCATCGACGGATTCATGATCCAGGGCGGCGACCCGGAGGGCACCGGCGGGGGCGGGCCCGGGTATCAGTTCCAAGACGAGTTCCACCCGACGCTGGCATTCGACGAGCCCTATCTGCTCGCCATGGCGAACTCGGGTCCGGACACGAACGGTTCGCAGTTCTTCATCACCGTGGCCCCGACCCCGCACCTCAACCAGATGCACACCATCTTCGGCGAGGTCGCGGATGAGGAGAGCAGGGCCGTCGTGGACGCCATCGCGGTGACCGAGACCGACGCGGCGGACCGCCCGGTCGAGGATGTGGTCATCGAGTCGGTCACCGTCGAGTGA
- the tatA gene encoding Sec-independent protein translocase subunit TatA, with protein sequence MGQIGARELLLLAIVVLLVFGAKRLPDIARSLGKSARILKSETAAMKSEGAAAPPKGDEPQSPPVAKTIQAAPGDVASSRPVEEPRPAQQG encoded by the coding sequence ATGGGTCAGATCGGTGCGAGAGAGCTCCTTCTCCTCGCCATCGTCGTGCTGCTCGTCTTCGGGGCGAAGCGACTGCCCGACATCGCCCGCTCGCTGGGCAAGTCCGCGCGCATCCTCAAGAGTGAGACGGCGGCCATGAAGTCCGAGGGCGCGGCGGCCCCGCCCAAGGGTGACGAGCCGCAGTCGCCGCCGGTGGCCAAGACCATCCAGGCCGCTCCTGGCGACGTGGCCAGCTCCCGGCCCGTCGAGGAGCCGCGGCCGGCCCAGCAGGGCTGA
- a CDS encoding SigE family RNA polymerase sigma factor: protein MKKRDLEEFHDFATRRGSALYRSACLLTSGDTHLAEDLVQETLGRMYTAWSRKRCIDNPAAYAQTVLVRVYLAHRRRRSSGENPVVRLPEQPVEQGDSPLRITLLQALAELPRLDRAVLVLRFWEDLSVEQTAEMLRTSSSAVRSRSSRALGKLRARLGESGFAELTA from the coding sequence ATGAAGAAGCGCGATCTGGAGGAGTTCCACGACTTCGCCACGCGCCGCGGCTCCGCGCTGTACCGGTCGGCGTGCCTGCTCACCAGCGGGGACACCCACCTGGCGGAGGATCTCGTGCAGGAGACACTCGGCCGGATGTACACCGCATGGAGCCGGAAGCGGTGCATCGACAATCCTGCCGCCTATGCCCAGACCGTCCTGGTCCGGGTCTATCTGGCGCACCGCAGGCGCCGCAGCAGCGGTGAAAACCCCGTGGTGCGCCTCCCTGAGCAGCCGGTCGAGCAGGGGGACTCGCCGCTGCGGATCACGCTGCTCCAGGCGCTGGCGGAGCTGCCGCGTCTGGACCGCGCCGTGCTGGTGCTGCGGTTCTGGGAGGACCTGAGCGTGGAGCAGACCGCCGAGATGCTGCGCACCAGCTCCAGTGCCGTCCGCAGCCGCAGCAGCCGGGCGCTGGGCAAGCTCCGGGCGCGGCTCGGCGAGTCCGGGTTCGCCGAGCTGACCGCTTGA
- a CDS encoding NAD(P)-dependent oxidoreductase encodes MTDSRTPGTDKETGTGTGPVTVLGLGAMGTALAQALLAGGHEVTVWNRTAARAEPLTAQGARAADTVEEAVTASPLVIVCVLDDAAVRATLEPVAATLADRALVNLTNGTPEQARATAAWAAGHGAHYVDGGIMAIPPMIGHPGSTLLYSGASTAFEAHRVTLERFGAATFLGTDPGVAALHDLALLSGMYGMLGGFLHAVAMVGTEGGKAAEFTTALLVPWLRTMMTALPEFARQMDAGDFGARDSNLAMQAVGFVNIIEGSRAQGLRTDLIEPMRDLIDRAVAQGKGGEDLQGLISLLVPGASGAPDA; translated from the coding sequence ATGACTGACAGCAGGACCCCGGGTACGGACAAGGAGACAGGCACCGGCACCGGTCCGGTGACCGTGCTCGGCCTCGGCGCGATGGGCACCGCGCTGGCGCAAGCACTCCTGGCGGGCGGACACGAGGTGACCGTGTGGAACCGCACAGCAGCCAGGGCCGAGCCGCTGACCGCCCAGGGCGCCCGCGCCGCCGACACGGTCGAGGAGGCCGTCACCGCATCCCCGCTGGTGATCGTCTGTGTGCTCGACGACGCCGCCGTGCGCGCCACCCTCGAACCGGTCGCCGCCACCCTCGCGGACCGCGCCCTGGTCAACCTCACCAACGGCACCCCCGAGCAGGCGCGCGCCACCGCCGCCTGGGCCGCCGGCCACGGCGCCCACTACGTCGACGGCGGCATCATGGCCATCCCGCCGATGATCGGCCACCCCGGCTCGACGCTGCTCTACAGCGGCGCGTCGACCGCCTTCGAGGCCCACCGCGTGACGCTGGAGCGTTTCGGCGCCGCCACGTTCCTCGGCACCGACCCCGGTGTGGCCGCGCTCCACGACCTCGCGCTGCTCAGCGGTATGTACGGCATGCTCGGCGGCTTCCTGCACGCCGTCGCGATGGTCGGCACCGAGGGGGGAAAGGCGGCGGAGTTCACCACCGCCCTGCTGGTGCCCTGGCTGCGCACGATGATGACGGCCCTCCCCGAGTTCGCCCGCCAGATGGACGCGGGCGACTTCGGCGCCCGGGACTCCAACCTCGCCATGCAGGCCGTCGGCTTCGTCAACATCATCGAGGGCAGCCGTGCCCAGGGCCTGCGCACCGACCTGATCGAGCCGATGCGGGACCTGATCGACCGCGCCGTGGCCCAGGGCAAGGGCGGCGAGGACCTCCAGGGCCTGATCTCCCTCCTCGTCCCCGGCGCTTCCGGCGCTCCCGACGCCTAG
- a CDS encoding DUF5926 family protein, which translates to MAKKRRLRPPTSAAATPRTADGEIPVVGAREPCPCGSDRRYKACHGRAAAQAATELVRRPFEGLPAECDWVALRELVPAATVRLAPRDGLPEDVPSLTLGTVLPMAWPALRRDDGAVLLALQNDTATGDLSRDLADVLTRALTAPPGSPVAAERTAPDGPRLQDLLDPDAPFEPEIHEGFEFWLDDARQATPEVTASLERANAAVTPTARLDGVTAAYWCRTPEKNHLRWVMPHPEEALLDALARLHAAGTAGLGEGTRLVGSFRAHGLTVPVWDLPTAMGAEECEKPATAFGERLAEALAATAPLTVDERRARSGLTNRQITLN; encoded by the coding sequence ATGGCCAAAAAGCGCCGCCTTCGTCCTCCGACCAGCGCCGCGGCCACGCCGCGCACCGCCGACGGCGAGATCCCGGTCGTCGGCGCCAGGGAGCCGTGTCCGTGTGGTTCGGACCGCCGCTACAAGGCGTGTCACGGCAGGGCCGCCGCCCAGGCGGCCACCGAGCTGGTCCGCCGCCCGTTCGAGGGCCTGCCCGCCGAGTGCGACTGGGTGGCGCTGCGTGAGCTGGTACCGGCCGCGACCGTGCGGCTGGCGCCGCGCGACGGCCTGCCGGAGGACGTTCCCTCGCTGACGCTGGGCACCGTGCTGCCCATGGCGTGGCCCGCGCTGCGCCGCGACGACGGGGCCGTGCTGCTCGCACTGCAGAACGACACGGCCACCGGCGACCTCAGCCGCGACCTCGCCGACGTGCTCACGCGCGCGCTGACGGCGCCGCCCGGCAGCCCGGTCGCCGCCGAGCGCACCGCGCCGGACGGGCCGCGTCTGCAGGACCTGCTCGACCCGGACGCGCCGTTCGAGCCGGAGATCCACGAGGGCTTCGAGTTCTGGTTGGACGACGCGCGGCAGGCCACGCCCGAGGTGACCGCCTCGCTGGAACGGGCCAACGCCGCCGTCACCCCCACCGCCCGGCTCGACGGGGTGACCGCCGCCTACTGGTGCCGGACCCCGGAGAAGAACCACCTGCGCTGGGTGATGCCGCACCCCGAGGAGGCCCTGCTGGACGCGCTCGCCCGGCTGCACGCGGCGGGCACCGCCGGCCTGGGCGAGGGGACCCGGCTGGTGGGCTCCTTCCGGGCACACGGGCTGACCGTTCCGGTGTGGGACCTGCCGACCGCCATGGGCGCCGAGGAATGCGAGAAGCCGGCCACCGCCTTCGGCGAGCGGCTGGCCGAGGCCCTGGCGGCCACCGCGCCGTTGACCGTGGACGAGCGCCGCGCGCGCAGTGGCCTCACCAACCGGCAGATCACGCTGAACTGA
- a CDS encoding winged helix-turn-helix transcriptional regulator, whose translation MTKRSYSCGLDAAIDVVGGKWKPLILWALHEGTLRFGELRRVIDGVSEKVLIQQLRELEADEIVHREVYREVPPRVEYSLTPFGVSLNDALEPLSTWGHEHMEHIGTMRDRRPT comes from the coding sequence ATGACGAAGCGTTCCTACAGCTGTGGTCTCGACGCGGCCATCGACGTGGTCGGCGGGAAGTGGAAGCCGCTGATCCTCTGGGCGCTTCACGAGGGGACGCTCCGGTTCGGAGAGCTGCGGCGGGTGATCGACGGGGTCAGCGAGAAGGTGCTGATCCAGCAGCTCAGGGAGCTGGAGGCGGACGAGATCGTGCACCGCGAGGTGTACCGGGAGGTGCCGCCGCGCGTGGAGTACTCGCTGACGCCGTTCGGCGTCTCACTCAACGACGCGCTGGAGCCCCTGAGCACCTGGGGGCACGAGCACATGGAGCACATCGGGACGATGCGCGACCGGCGGCCGACCTGA